The Daucus carota subsp. sativus chromosome 7, DH1 v3.0, whole genome shotgun sequence genome window below encodes:
- the LOC108194222 gene encoding pectin acetylesterase 8 isoform X1 → MKMRSKNLVLALAVLVFYGLQGVQAMANAPDLIKLHTAVAIGAVCLDGSPPAYQLDWGKEDGAKNWLLHLQGGYWCTTTQECQTRMNDSSGLGSSTKMKRSYFSGILTNNETLNPYFYNWNRVFVRYCDGSCFTGDKQEFSADGPYYRGSRVFSAIIDELMKLGMKNAQNVLLSGSSAGGLGTMVHCDRFRNRFPTSTKFKCLSDASYFITLNNPSGFVELHGSSKNLPETCTSKMDAALCLYPKNFVPDIQTPLFILNSAYDTFQIAATVRLPVNTSRSCLYNLTGCPDTVRKQWKMQCSHPIIYKNELLSPDLRLKILQEVTMGDLSKRGLFINSCHTHSQSEFQSKWLGDPKSMLDNMTISEAVGKWFNDEKLVQLIDRKHSSTKQCVLDASEPNACNNYTWGASYLCNT, encoded by the exons atgaagatgaggtCAAAAAATCTAGTATTGGCACTTGCTGTTCTGGTTTTCTATGGCCTCCAAGGCGTCCAAGCTATGGCAAATGCTCCTGATTTGATCAAGCTTCACACTGCTGTTGCTATCGGAGCTG TATGTCTGGATGGGAGTCCACCTGCCTACCAGCTTGATTGGGGTAAAGAGGATGGAGCCAAGAATTGGCTGTTACACTTGCAG GGAGGATACTGGTGTACTACAACGCAAGAATGTCAGACGAGGATGAATGATAGCAGCGGCCTTGGTTCATCAACGAAAATGAAGAGGTCttatttttctggaattttaACCAATAATGAAACCCTAAACCCAT ACTTTTATAACTGGAACAGGGTCTTTGTAAGATACTGTGATGGCTCCTGCTTTACTGGAGACAAGCAAGAATTCTCG GCTGATGGACCATATTACAGAGGGAGTAGAGTTTTCAGTGCTATCATTGATGAACTTATGAAACTTGGAATGAAGAATGCCCAAAAC GTACTTCTCTCCGGCAGTTCTGCTGGTGGGTTGGGAACAATGGTACATTGTGATAGATTTAGGAATCGTTTTCCTACTTCTACTAAATTTAAATGCTTATCTGATGCTTCTTATTTCATTACCCT GAATAATCCTTCGGGATTTGTGGAACTTCAT GGATCATCTAAAAACTTACCAGAAACTTGCACATCAAAGATGGATGCTGCCTTG TGCCTCTACCCAAAGAATTTTGTTCCAGATATCCAGACTCCTCTGTTTATCTTAAATTCTGCATATGATACTTTCCAG ATTGCAGCAACTGTTCGACTGCCTGTAAATACTTCACGGTCATGCTTGTATAATTTAACAGGCTGCCCAGATACTGTACGGAAACAATGGAAAA tgCAGTGCAGTCAtcctataatttataaaaacgaGCTTCTTTCCCCAGATCTTAGGTTGAAAATCTTGCAAGAAGTGACCATGGGAGACCTTTCCAAACGAGGGTTATTCATAAACTCGTGCCACACTCATTCCCAATCTGAGTTTCAAAGTAAATGGCTTGGAGATCCCAAATCTATGCTTGATAATATG ACAATTTCAGAAGCTGTTGGAAAATGGTTTAATGACGAGAAGCTAGTCCAGTTGATTGATAGAAAACACAGCTCTACAAAACAATGCGTTCTTGATGCCTCCGAGCCAAATGCTTGTAACAACTATACCTGGGGTGCATCTTACCTCTGTAATACCTAG
- the LOC108194222 gene encoding pectin acetylesterase 8 isoform X3, translating to MKMRSKNLVLALAVLVFYGLQGVQAMANAPDLIKLHTAVAIGAVCLDGSPPAYQLDWGKEDGAKNWLLHLQGGYWCTTTQECQTRMNDSSGLGSSTKMKRSYFSGILTNNETLNPYFYNWNRVFVRYCDGSCFTGDKQEFSADGPYYRGSRVFSAIIDELMKLGMKNAQNVLLSGSSAGGLGTMVHCDRFRNRFPTSTKFKCLSDASYFITLNNPSGFVELHGSSKNLPETCTSKMDAALIAATVRLPVNTSRSCLYNLTGCPDTVRKQWKMQCSHPIIYKNELLSPDLRLKILQEVTMGDLSKRGLFINSCHTHSQSEFQSKWLGDPKSMLDNMTISEAVGKWFNDEKLVQLIDRKHSSTKQCVLDASEPNACNNYTWGASYLCNT from the exons atgaagatgaggtCAAAAAATCTAGTATTGGCACTTGCTGTTCTGGTTTTCTATGGCCTCCAAGGCGTCCAAGCTATGGCAAATGCTCCTGATTTGATCAAGCTTCACACTGCTGTTGCTATCGGAGCTG TATGTCTGGATGGGAGTCCACCTGCCTACCAGCTTGATTGGGGTAAAGAGGATGGAGCCAAGAATTGGCTGTTACACTTGCAG GGAGGATACTGGTGTACTACAACGCAAGAATGTCAGACGAGGATGAATGATAGCAGCGGCCTTGGTTCATCAACGAAAATGAAGAGGTCttatttttctggaattttaACCAATAATGAAACCCTAAACCCAT ACTTTTATAACTGGAACAGGGTCTTTGTAAGATACTGTGATGGCTCCTGCTTTACTGGAGACAAGCAAGAATTCTCG GCTGATGGACCATATTACAGAGGGAGTAGAGTTTTCAGTGCTATCATTGATGAACTTATGAAACTTGGAATGAAGAATGCCCAAAAC GTACTTCTCTCCGGCAGTTCTGCTGGTGGGTTGGGAACAATGGTACATTGTGATAGATTTAGGAATCGTTTTCCTACTTCTACTAAATTTAAATGCTTATCTGATGCTTCTTATTTCATTACCCT GAATAATCCTTCGGGATTTGTGGAACTTCAT GGATCATCTAAAAACTTACCAGAAACTTGCACATCAAAGATGGATGCTGCCTTG ATTGCAGCAACTGTTCGACTGCCTGTAAATACTTCACGGTCATGCTTGTATAATTTAACAGGCTGCCCAGATACTGTACGGAAACAATGGAAAA tgCAGTGCAGTCAtcctataatttataaaaacgaGCTTCTTTCCCCAGATCTTAGGTTGAAAATCTTGCAAGAAGTGACCATGGGAGACCTTTCCAAACGAGGGTTATTCATAAACTCGTGCCACACTCATTCCCAATCTGAGTTTCAAAGTAAATGGCTTGGAGATCCCAAATCTATGCTTGATAATATG ACAATTTCAGAAGCTGTTGGAAAATGGTTTAATGACGAGAAGCTAGTCCAGTTGATTGATAGAAAACACAGCTCTACAAAACAATGCGTTCTTGATGCCTCCGAGCCAAATGCTTGTAACAACTATACCTGGGGTGCATCTTACCTCTGTAATACCTAG
- the LOC108194222 gene encoding pectin acetylesterase 8 isoform X4, with amino-acid sequence MKMRSKNLVLALAVLVFYGLQGVQAMANAPDLIKLHTAVAIGAVCLDGSPPAYQLDWGKEDGAKNWLLHLQGGYWCTTTQECQTRMNDSSGLGSSTKMKRSYFSGILTNNETLNPYFYNWNRVFVRYCDGSCFTGDKQEFSADGPYYRGSRVFSAIIDELMKLGMKNAQNVLLSGSSAGGLGTMVHCDRFRNRFPTSTKFKCLSDASYFITLNNPSGFVELHGSSKNLPETCTSKMDAALIAATVRLPVNTSRSCLYNLTGCPDTVRKQWKNLRLKILQEVTMGDLSKRGLFINSCHTHSQSEFQSKWLGDPKSMLDNMTISEAVGKWFNDEKLVQLIDRKHSSTKQCVLDASEPNACNNYTWGASYLCNT; translated from the exons atgaagatgaggtCAAAAAATCTAGTATTGGCACTTGCTGTTCTGGTTTTCTATGGCCTCCAAGGCGTCCAAGCTATGGCAAATGCTCCTGATTTGATCAAGCTTCACACTGCTGTTGCTATCGGAGCTG TATGTCTGGATGGGAGTCCACCTGCCTACCAGCTTGATTGGGGTAAAGAGGATGGAGCCAAGAATTGGCTGTTACACTTGCAG GGAGGATACTGGTGTACTACAACGCAAGAATGTCAGACGAGGATGAATGATAGCAGCGGCCTTGGTTCATCAACGAAAATGAAGAGGTCttatttttctggaattttaACCAATAATGAAACCCTAAACCCAT ACTTTTATAACTGGAACAGGGTCTTTGTAAGATACTGTGATGGCTCCTGCTTTACTGGAGACAAGCAAGAATTCTCG GCTGATGGACCATATTACAGAGGGAGTAGAGTTTTCAGTGCTATCATTGATGAACTTATGAAACTTGGAATGAAGAATGCCCAAAAC GTACTTCTCTCCGGCAGTTCTGCTGGTGGGTTGGGAACAATGGTACATTGTGATAGATTTAGGAATCGTTTTCCTACTTCTACTAAATTTAAATGCTTATCTGATGCTTCTTATTTCATTACCCT GAATAATCCTTCGGGATTTGTGGAACTTCAT GGATCATCTAAAAACTTACCAGAAACTTGCACATCAAAGATGGATGCTGCCTTG ATTGCAGCAACTGTTCGACTGCCTGTAAATACTTCACGGTCATGCTTGTATAATTTAACAGGCTGCCCAGATACTGTACGGAAACAATGGAAAA ATCTTAGGTTGAAAATCTTGCAAGAAGTGACCATGGGAGACCTTTCCAAACGAGGGTTATTCATAAACTCGTGCCACACTCATTCCCAATCTGAGTTTCAAAGTAAATGGCTTGGAGATCCCAAATCTATGCTTGATAATATG ACAATTTCAGAAGCTGTTGGAAAATGGTTTAATGACGAGAAGCTAGTCCAGTTGATTGATAGAAAACACAGCTCTACAAAACAATGCGTTCTTGATGCCTCCGAGCCAAATGCTTGTAACAACTATACCTGGGGTGCATCTTACCTCTGTAATACCTAG
- the LOC108194222 gene encoding pectin acetylesterase 8 isoform X2: MKMRSKNLVLALAVLVFYGLQGVQAMANAPDLIKLHTAVAIGAVCLDGSPPAYQLDWGKEDGAKNWLLHLQGGYWCTTTQECQTRMNDSSGLGSSTKMKRSYFSGILTNNETLNPYFYNWNRVFVRYCDGSCFTGDKQEFSADGPYYRGSRVFSAIIDELMKLGMKNAQNVLLSGSSAGGLGTMVHCDRFRNRFPTSTKFKCLSDASYFITLNNPSGFVELHGSSKNLPETCTSKMDAALCLYPKNFVPDIQTPLFILNSAYDTFQIAATVRLPVNTSRSCLYNLTGCPDTVRKQWKNLRLKILQEVTMGDLSKRGLFINSCHTHSQSEFQSKWLGDPKSMLDNMTISEAVGKWFNDEKLVQLIDRKHSSTKQCVLDASEPNACNNYTWGASYLCNT, encoded by the exons atgaagatgaggtCAAAAAATCTAGTATTGGCACTTGCTGTTCTGGTTTTCTATGGCCTCCAAGGCGTCCAAGCTATGGCAAATGCTCCTGATTTGATCAAGCTTCACACTGCTGTTGCTATCGGAGCTG TATGTCTGGATGGGAGTCCACCTGCCTACCAGCTTGATTGGGGTAAAGAGGATGGAGCCAAGAATTGGCTGTTACACTTGCAG GGAGGATACTGGTGTACTACAACGCAAGAATGTCAGACGAGGATGAATGATAGCAGCGGCCTTGGTTCATCAACGAAAATGAAGAGGTCttatttttctggaattttaACCAATAATGAAACCCTAAACCCAT ACTTTTATAACTGGAACAGGGTCTTTGTAAGATACTGTGATGGCTCCTGCTTTACTGGAGACAAGCAAGAATTCTCG GCTGATGGACCATATTACAGAGGGAGTAGAGTTTTCAGTGCTATCATTGATGAACTTATGAAACTTGGAATGAAGAATGCCCAAAAC GTACTTCTCTCCGGCAGTTCTGCTGGTGGGTTGGGAACAATGGTACATTGTGATAGATTTAGGAATCGTTTTCCTACTTCTACTAAATTTAAATGCTTATCTGATGCTTCTTATTTCATTACCCT GAATAATCCTTCGGGATTTGTGGAACTTCAT GGATCATCTAAAAACTTACCAGAAACTTGCACATCAAAGATGGATGCTGCCTTG TGCCTCTACCCAAAGAATTTTGTTCCAGATATCCAGACTCCTCTGTTTATCTTAAATTCTGCATATGATACTTTCCAG ATTGCAGCAACTGTTCGACTGCCTGTAAATACTTCACGGTCATGCTTGTATAATTTAACAGGCTGCCCAGATACTGTACGGAAACAATGGAAAA ATCTTAGGTTGAAAATCTTGCAAGAAGTGACCATGGGAGACCTTTCCAAACGAGGGTTATTCATAAACTCGTGCCACACTCATTCCCAATCTGAGTTTCAAAGTAAATGGCTTGGAGATCCCAAATCTATGCTTGATAATATG ACAATTTCAGAAGCTGTTGGAAAATGGTTTAATGACGAGAAGCTAGTCCAGTTGATTGATAGAAAACACAGCTCTACAAAACAATGCGTTCTTGATGCCTCCGAGCCAAATGCTTGTAACAACTATACCTGGGGTGCATCTTACCTCTGTAATACCTAG
- the LOC108194222 gene encoding pectin acetylesterase 8 isoform X5 gives MNDSSGLGSSTKMKRSYFSGILTNNETLNPYFYNWNRVFVRYCDGSCFTGDKQEFSADGPYYRGSRVFSAIIDELMKLGMKNAQNVLLSGSSAGGLGTMVHCDRFRNRFPTSTKFKCLSDASYFITLNNPSGFVELHGSSKNLPETCTSKMDAALCLYPKNFVPDIQTPLFILNSAYDTFQIAATVRLPVNTSRSCLYNLTGCPDTVRKQWKMQCSHPIIYKNELLSPDLRLKILQEVTMGDLSKRGLFINSCHTHSQSEFQSKWLGDPKSMLDNMTISEAVGKWFNDEKLVQLIDRKHSSTKQCVLDASEPNACNNYTWGASYLCNT, from the exons ATGAATGATAGCAGCGGCCTTGGTTCATCAACGAAAATGAAGAGGTCttatttttctggaattttaACCAATAATGAAACCCTAAACCCAT ACTTTTATAACTGGAACAGGGTCTTTGTAAGATACTGTGATGGCTCCTGCTTTACTGGAGACAAGCAAGAATTCTCG GCTGATGGACCATATTACAGAGGGAGTAGAGTTTTCAGTGCTATCATTGATGAACTTATGAAACTTGGAATGAAGAATGCCCAAAAC GTACTTCTCTCCGGCAGTTCTGCTGGTGGGTTGGGAACAATGGTACATTGTGATAGATTTAGGAATCGTTTTCCTACTTCTACTAAATTTAAATGCTTATCTGATGCTTCTTATTTCATTACCCT GAATAATCCTTCGGGATTTGTGGAACTTCAT GGATCATCTAAAAACTTACCAGAAACTTGCACATCAAAGATGGATGCTGCCTTG TGCCTCTACCCAAAGAATTTTGTTCCAGATATCCAGACTCCTCTGTTTATCTTAAATTCTGCATATGATACTTTCCAG ATTGCAGCAACTGTTCGACTGCCTGTAAATACTTCACGGTCATGCTTGTATAATTTAACAGGCTGCCCAGATACTGTACGGAAACAATGGAAAA tgCAGTGCAGTCAtcctataatttataaaaacgaGCTTCTTTCCCCAGATCTTAGGTTGAAAATCTTGCAAGAAGTGACCATGGGAGACCTTTCCAAACGAGGGTTATTCATAAACTCGTGCCACACTCATTCCCAATCTGAGTTTCAAAGTAAATGGCTTGGAGATCCCAAATCTATGCTTGATAATATG ACAATTTCAGAAGCTGTTGGAAAATGGTTTAATGACGAGAAGCTAGTCCAGTTGATTGATAGAAAACACAGCTCTACAAAACAATGCGTTCTTGATGCCTCCGAGCCAAATGCTTGTAACAACTATACCTGGGGTGCATCTTACCTCTGTAATACCTAG
- the LOC108195101 gene encoding AP2/ERF and B3 domain-containing transcription factor At1g51120, which yields MKNLLNVTAHMLGQASGSDDMRHNLSCTKRARQDRNIFSSGPKGVVALLSGNWAAHVYLNHNWICIGIFKTENEAVRAYESSTAKILVDCLNINLQKRSNTAQELNILKQARIDGTGSCRSVNTSQVHGTQKFTRTQLFEKVLTPSDVGKLYRIVIPKMYANCFSSISDGNKSSSEVLPFNDEIAFYDRSMTLWKFRYCYWKASKSYVFSSGWINFVRANKLNSKDKVIFFKCEHVETAVVHTYFAIDVEYYADRGGVEEASSNSGKYVTNGEQFHLKEGVQNINDEQNDCGTACTRHKRNIEVDNDLERTGSGKAPQTSFKLFGVKIA from the coding sequence atgaaaAATCTCTTGAATGTCACAGCACATATGCTTGGGCAAGCTTCAGGTTCAGACGATATGAGGCATAACCTATCATGTACTAAGCGTGCAAGACAAGATAGAAATATTTTCAGTTCAGGTCCCAAGGGAGTCGTTGCTCTACTGAGTGGAAACTGGGCAGCCCATGTTTATCTAAATCATAACTGGATTTGCATAGGAATTTTCAAAACAGAGAACGAAGCTGTCAGGGCTTATGAAAGCTCAACCGCCAAAATTTTGGTCGATTGTCTTAATATAAACTTGCAAAAGAGAAGCAACACTGCACAAGAACTAAATATTCTGAAACAAGCCCGCATTGATGGTACCGGCTCGTGCAGATCTGTCAATACTTCCCAGGTGCACGGGACACAAAAGTTTACACGCACCCAACTATTTGAAAAAGTACTTACTCCTAGTGATGTAGGTAAGCTCTACAGAATTGTGATCCCAAAGATGTATGCTAATTGCTTCTCATCTATTTCCGATGGAAATAAGTCTAGTTCAGAGGTGCTACCATTTAATGATGAGATAGCTTTCTATGACCGGTCAATGACACTGTGGAAGTTTCGCTACTGTTACTGGAAGGCAAGTAAAAGTTATGTCTTCTCAAGTGGCTGGATAAATTTTGTGCGAGCAAATAAGCTAAACTCAAAGGATAAAGTTATTTTCTTCAAGTGTGAGCATGTCGAGACAGCTGTTGTTCACACATATTTTGCCATCGATGTGGAATATTATGCTGATAGAGGTGGAGTTGAGGAAGCCAGCAGTAACAGTGGAAAATATGTTACTAATGGTGAACAATTTCATTTGAAGGAAGGGGTGCAGAATATTAACGATGAACAGAATGATTGTGGAACTGCATGCACCAGGCACAAGAGGAATATAGAAGTTGACAATGACCTGGAAAGAACTGGATCTGGAAAGGCACCACAGACAAGTTTTAAGCTTTTTGGGGTGAAAATTGCTTAA